From the genome of Geminocystis herdmanii PCC 6308, one region includes:
- a CDS encoding RNA-guided endonuclease InsQ/TnpB family protein, translating into MHKAIKVRLYPTNEQAQKLSQVMGCARWWYNYALNLCNETYKATGKGLTQIALNKHLPKLKKEEDTLWLKDCYSQVLQSATLNLTKAFRNFFEGRAKYPKFKSYGGKQSCQYPQSVLIIDNCLKIPQLGLVKASIHRIFEGEIKTVTVSKTPTGKYFASILFETEQDFPEVTITGKVCGIDLGIKDFAIVNDGEKTSKYANPRQIKKHEKNLARKQQKLARKKKGSKNRERASKLVAKVHEHTSNARHDFLHKLSRKIVNGNQVVVVEKLNIKGMVRNHCLAKAISDVGWGTFINYLDYKLKLHGGLLLEIDRWFPSSKTCSNCLYQMSEMPLDVREWTCPSCGTVHDRDENASKNIRAEGIRIIQTDGIAVSASGGTVRPKGGRKSVLRHEPVKDEAYTIPLG; encoded by the coding sequence ATGCACAAAGCAATAAAAGTAAGATTATACCCCACAAATGAACAAGCCCAAAAACTGAGTCAAGTTATGGGTTGTGCTAGATGGTGGTATAACTACGCTCTAAACTTGTGTAACGAAACCTATAAAGCAACTGGCAAAGGGTTGACTCAGATAGCTTTGAATAAGCATTTGCCGAAGCTCAAAAAAGAAGAAGATACACTTTGGTTGAAGGATTGCTATTCGCAAGTGTTGCAATCTGCGACTCTTAATCTTACCAAAGCATTCAGAAATTTTTTTGAAGGTAGAGCAAAATACCCTAAGTTCAAGTCCTATGGGGGAAAGCAGTCTTGCCAGTATCCCCAAAGTGTCTTGATCATAGATAATTGTTTGAAAATTCCACAGTTGGGGTTAGTCAAAGCCTCTATTCATCGGATATTTGAGGGAGAAATTAAGACTGTTACCGTAAGTAAAACCCCTACGGGAAAATACTTTGCGTCTATTCTCTTTGAAACTGAGCAAGATTTTCCTGAAGTAACTATTACGGGGAAAGTCTGTGGTATTGACTTGGGAATAAAAGACTTCGCCATAGTAAATGATGGTGAGAAAACCAGTAAATACGCCAATCCTAGGCAAATCAAAAAACATGAGAAAAACCTAGCACGAAAACAACAAAAATTAGCCCGTAAGAAAAAAGGCTCTAAAAATAGAGAAAGAGCATCGAAGCTAGTAGCTAAAGTCCACGAACATACAAGTAATGCCCGTCACGACTTCTTACATAAACTTTCCAGAAAGATTGTCAATGGCAATCAGGTAGTAGTCGTAGAGAAACTGAATATCAAGGGTATGGTTCGCAATCACTGTTTAGCCAAAGCTATATCTGATGTGGGATGGGGAACTTTCATCAATTACTTAGACTATAAACTCAAACTTCATGGTGGGTTATTACTCGAAATTGATCGATGGTTTCCTAGTTCTAAAACCTGTTCTAATTGCTTATATCAAATGTCAGAAATGCCGTTAGATGTAAGAGAATGGACTTGTCCTAGTTGTGGTACAGTCCACGATCGAGACGAGAATGCCAGTAAAAACATTAGGGCAGAAGGCATCAGAATTATACAGACGGATGGAATAGCCGTTTCTGCATCTGGAGGCACTGTAAGACCAAAGGGCGGACGCAAGTCCGTCTTGAGGCATGAGCCTGTGAAAGATGAAGCCTACACGATACCGTTAGGTTAG
- the thrB gene encoding homoserine kinase, with product MSSISIQVPATTANLGSGFDCIGTALSLYNEFEFSLSDKTSLTVTGDGAQQITLSEDNLLYKSFLYFYREMGLNPPSVAINIKISVPLARGLGSSATAIVAGLLSANYFSERQQPQEKLMDMAIELEGHPDNVVPCFLGNCILSVGEKNNWQFVSIESHPDIKFIVGIPDFELSTESARAVLPKQLSYHDAVYNIAHLGLLIKALETGNETWLKEALKDKLHQPYRKNLIKGYDDIYQTVMDNGGYGMVISGAGPTLLALCHSRQAENIITGIKNTWLNLGVNADVRCLAIDTQGAILNKNE from the coding sequence ATGAGTTCTATTTCTATTCAAGTACCTGCTACTACGGCTAATTTGGGTTCTGGTTTCGACTGTATTGGTACGGCTTTAAGTCTTTATAATGAGTTTGAATTTTCTTTAAGTGACAAAACTTCTTTAACGGTAACAGGAGATGGTGCGCAACAAATTACTTTGAGTGAGGATAATTTACTTTATAAGTCTTTCCTTTATTTTTATCGAGAAATGGGCTTAAATCCTCCTTCTGTAGCCATCAACATTAAGATTAGTGTTCCTCTTGCTAGAGGTTTAGGTAGTTCGGCTACTGCGATCGTAGCTGGATTGTTGTCGGCTAATTACTTCAGTGAACGTCAGCAACCCCAAGAGAAATTAATGGATATGGCGATCGAACTGGAGGGACATCCTGATAATGTTGTACCTTGTTTTTTAGGTAATTGTATCTTGTCCGTAGGGGAGAAAAATAATTGGCAATTTGTTTCGATCGAATCCCATCCCGACATTAAATTTATAGTAGGTATCCCCGATTTTGAACTCTCCACCGAATCTGCTAGAGCAGTATTACCAAAACAATTAAGCTATCATGACGCAGTGTATAATATTGCGCATCTAGGATTACTCATCAAAGCCTTAGAAACAGGTAACGAAACATGGTTAAAAGAAGCCTTAAAGGATAAATTACATCAACCCTACCGCAAAAATTTAATCAAAGGTTACGATGACATCTATCAAACAGTCATGGATAATGGCGGTTATGGCATGGTAATTAGTGGAGCAGGACCTACTTTATTAGCATTATGTCATAGTCGTCAAGCCGAAAATATCATCACAGGCATAAAAAATACATGGCTTAATTTGGGAGTAAATGCCGATGTTCGTTGTTTAGCTATCGACACTCAAGGTGCTATTCTCAACAAAAATGAATAA
- the ilvN gene encoding acetolactate synthase small subunit has protein sequence MKHTISVLVEDEAGVLTRIAGLFARRGFNIESLAVGPTEQGNISRITMVVPGDENTIEQLTKQLHKLINVIKVTDITQIPCVERELMLVKVSTNVNTRAEVLQIAQIFRARVVDMSDDSLTLEVVGDPGKMVAIISMLNKFGIKEIARTGKVALIRESGVNTEYLKSLETKI, from the coding sequence ATGAAGCATACTATTTCTGTATTAGTAGAAGATGAAGCAGGAGTTTTAACTAGAATTGCGGGATTGTTTGCCCGTAGAGGTTTTAATATTGAAAGTTTGGCTGTAGGACCTACAGAACAAGGTAATATTTCACGGATTACAATGGTTGTACCGGGGGATGAAAATACGATCGAACAACTCACCAAACAGTTACATAAATTAATTAATGTAATTAAAGTCACTGATATTACTCAAATTCCTTGTGTAGAAAGGGAATTAATGTTAGTTAAAGTCAGCACAAATGTAAATACTAGGGCAGAAGTGCTACAAATTGCTCAAATTTTCCGCGCACGAGTGGTTGATATGTCTGATGATAGTTTAACTTTAGAAGTAGTGGGAGACCCAGGTAAAATGGTAGCAATTATTTCCATGTTAAATAAATTTGGTATTAAAGAAATTGCTCGTACTGGAAAGGTTGCTTTAATCAGAGAATCGGGAGTTAATACTGAGTATTTAAAATCTTTAGAAACTAAAATATAA
- a CDS encoding hemolysin family protein, translating to MLTLFSIVIVVLLGSAFCSFAETVLLTVSDIKVKQWAQSKKTSALALLKIKKKMNRPIATIVILNNIFNIVGSIIIGSLASKILGSGWIGLFSGLLTFLIIIFGEILPKTIGQRYADNFALFLALPVQFLTLILSPLVWLMEKITEPLTQGKVLPTTNEMEIKLLTSIGSHEGVIEADEAEMINRVFHLNDLSASDIMTPRIIITYLKGDTILKDCQDFVINSEHTRILVVQDSIDDVIGIAFKSELLTAIIQGKQEEKIANLTRTANFVPETIRADLLLKDFQEIRQHLMVVIDEYGGVSGVVTLEDVLEVLTGDIVDETDKIVSLREIAKRKRERLLIAKGVEESNRQ from the coding sequence ATGTTAACTCTTTTTTCGATCGTGATTGTAGTTTTATTAGGTTCGGCTTTTTGTTCTTTTGCTGAAACAGTATTGTTAACGGTATCAGACATAAAAGTTAAACAGTGGGCGCAATCAAAAAAAACATCCGCTTTAGCTTTGTTAAAAATTAAGAAAAAAATGAATCGCCCCATCGCTACGATCGTCATTTTAAATAATATTTTTAATATTGTTGGTAGTATTATTATTGGGAGTTTAGCTAGTAAAATTTTAGGTAGTGGATGGATAGGCCTTTTTTCTGGTTTATTAACTTTTTTAATTATTATTTTTGGGGAAATATTACCCAAAACCATCGGACAAAGATATGCAGATAATTTTGCTCTATTTTTAGCTTTACCCGTACAATTTTTAACTCTAATTTTAAGTCCTTTAGTGTGGTTAATGGAAAAAATAACTGAACCTTTAACTCAAGGAAAAGTGTTACCAACTACTAATGAAATGGAGATAAAATTATTAACAAGTATTGGTAGTCATGAAGGAGTAATTGAAGCGGATGAAGCTGAAATGATTAACCGTGTTTTTCACTTAAATGATCTGTCCGCTTCTGATATAATGACCCCTAGAATTATCATTACTTATTTAAAAGGAGATACCATTTTAAAAGATTGTCAAGACTTTGTAATTAATTCTGAACATACCCGAATTTTAGTAGTTCAAGATTCGATCGACGATGTCATTGGTATTGCTTTTAAGAGTGAATTATTAACAGCAATTATTCAAGGAAAACAAGAGGAAAAAATAGCTAATTTAACCCGTACTGCAAACTTTGTACCCGAAACTATTAGAGCAGATTTATTATTAAAAGATTTCCAAGAAATTAGACAACATTTAATGGTAGTAATTGATGAATATGGTGGGGTTTCTGGGGTAGTCACTTTAGAAGATGTCTTGGAAGTTTTAACGGGGGATATTGTGGACGAAACTGATAAAATTGTCAGTCTGCGAGAGATTGCGAAAAGAAAAAGAGAAAGACTTTTAATCGCTAAAGGTGTTGAAGAAAGTAATCGGCAATAA
- a CDS encoding DUF4335 domain-containing protein has translation MSQTIERQYISPNCVLSLQGFSDDNGNDITPVMSVLTQAKCEIVGISTTLSGGLIFIQNLMKAVSAYSQELLSGLSHQEESKGESDYISLSKLPEKNRHLLIWQEKKEDTSNKLEIELSTIQLFDLLDTIDQLCLDKYTLPQLEDTLQPLSSRHRQGEISIIEQSTPLTLGVAGLALATIALFMIPNPTTIEDPNKESKPTPNSPEEVIPPTSIPLPNGQ, from the coding sequence ATGAGCCAAACGATCGAGCGACAATATATTTCTCCTAACTGTGTGTTATCATTACAGGGCTTTAGTGATGATAATGGTAATGATATAACTCCCGTAATGTCAGTTTTAACTCAAGCAAAATGTGAAATAGTCGGCATTTCTACCACTTTAAGCGGTGGTTTAATTTTTATTCAAAATTTGATGAAAGCCGTCAGCGCTTATTCTCAGGAGTTGTTAAGTGGGTTGAGTCATCAGGAAGAATCAAAGGGGGAAAGTGATTATATTTCTTTGTCTAAATTACCTGAAAAAAACCGTCATCTTTTGATTTGGCAGGAGAAAAAAGAGGATACCAGTAACAAATTAGAGATAGAATTAAGTACTATTCAACTGTTTGATTTATTGGATACGATCGATCAACTTTGTTTAGATAAATATACTTTACCTCAATTAGAAGATACCCTTCAACCTTTATCTTCTCGTCATCGTCAGGGGGAAATCTCGATCATCGAACAAAGTACACCTTTAACATTAGGGGTGGCTGGTTTAGCTTTAGCGACGATCGCACTATTTATGATTCCTAATCCTACCACGATCGAAGACCCCAACAAAGAATCAAAACCAACTCCCAATAGCCCAGAAGAAGTTATACCACCTACATCTATCCCACTCCCCAACGGGCAATAA
- a CDS encoding DUF3038 domain-containing protein — protein sequence MTQSASLMPESNSELITENKSQPSILLTLPDFPLPATSGMMRLQQHLDLLLLALEALQLGGSEYMLATATELGLKDIIKNRLSLWRLRCTNPWRKCYTRESLTLTQAKTMVFITAECAKKFTIPLRQLLVSVQQMKDKGMPLENNFRLSEYFTRFQAHFKSRMNPRRAKVSVYLSSGEQLNELALSLLEELLFCTGVKGKERFWISLFDGEVK from the coding sequence ATGACTCAATCTGCTTCTTTAATGCCTGAATCTAACTCTGAATTAATTACCGAAAATAAATCACAGCCTTCTATCCTGTTGACATTGCCAGATTTTCCCTTACCTGCCACCAGTGGCATGATGCGGTTACAGCAACATCTGGATTTACTGTTATTGGCGTTGGAAGCCTTGCAGTTAGGAGGTTCGGAATATATGTTAGCAACGGCGACAGAATTAGGGTTAAAGGATATTATCAAAAATCGTCTGAGTTTATGGCGTTTACGTTGTACTAATCCTTGGCGTAAATGTTATACAAGAGAGTCTTTAACTTTGACTCAAGCTAAAACAATGGTATTTATTACGGCAGAATGTGCTAAAAAATTTACTATTCCTTTGCGACAACTTCTCGTATCTGTACAGCAGATGAAAGATAAAGGAATGCCTTTAGAAAATAATTTTCGTCTTTCGGAATATTTTACGAGATTTCAGGCTCATTTTAAGAGTCGCATGAATCCTCGCCGTGCAAAAGTATCGGTTTATTTATCTTCTGGTGAGCAATTAAATGAATTGGCGTTATCTTTATTAGAGGAGTTATTATTTTGTACGGGAGTTAAGGGTAAGGAAAGATTTTGGATTAGTCTTTTTGATGGTGAAGTTAAGTAG
- a CDS encoding FG-GAP-like repeat-containing protein, producing MDNLYGANAAIEVSADGVEHAVWVQNGQLWHGIFDDDTNQWNNAKSITPISGENLKLLTGRFIPYQDANGATRYAPGLVAVCELGNSLFAVIGKYNNQGKIEWSETVPITLPEIDEEGNRINHQNLDIALTPETIASGGRQRPPGILIAFQKIQADNPEADTDIYSQVFNLQLRNNQLELVTQGKNNQTVTFQTQEAVAPVYEPLPPTIQAVATAGRINTETAGIIPDLENTELSLIKNTPLGGGTSFSLNLNDFVKLFGGSLSLPSFLPGSNPDLALRGKIEGTESYNFQTKATEYVISTSFGVGSGGQNDNKTKNLNNNSQIKNLVDKATVGTANKPIELLSASVQNTFGFDVSFDLKFDQQLKYTGFDFIVAMEYGTVYAIKYNVPPAGIGTGSIISATVTITNPNYSLSFDLAWENKGKALTPPLFLEKDKDGNIVIKNTSVQGSKLAEVLSKYSEFNNILKFANEGSDKLPSSLFKFDRTDGSRAIQLTYLSDAIVSTLSTILYSYGFGETATTLFGDISNYRFQGATIKVGAELALSGQGSAMFNTFNASVEGRGKFEGGIEWKVQPSTEISLIANLLASAKLSGKIGAWQPEWSASYGASLKVPLKSSNPRVTQAGEVTATEEELATLDDNNNELTFTYNPPTGDDSLYSGTPVATKAEQIKPDKFEDLVNDSPPALAFSDSGDVLLAWVADGRESNISLESQTDVVSRVMVSTFDSGGGWQNIGALNVENGNLIQGFNFEPTVLFFYTNTRTQTPVKSDLVDFDSGNYTINRMVVWSYGQDGKNLTPESSSDDVREALLSTDLVYSLSSRSVVTGSRWSNWSTPQVIVSNRGVDRTPTLGLDPNGALRLAWVNDQTERSTLYTTTWDGKKWNSVQTVAQGNDLDVEKIIVENFGNQPALYWTDSIELNYSSAVLADNPLYYYRLNESEQDFASNLGTKGVSGNGSYANPSRKNNSLPFRFGQQGALFNTRNSKGDRDSAVKFLGGGYLAIPVSGEDFQNGYSFESWLKFDSLTGEMIIAQSQILGQYVLGLSDDTTAQQYNIPKGVLYLLDPNNQGVLNYQIGGKTLSSNALQTNRWYHVVATYQHNRVDAQNNPITPVASLYIDNQLVKQEQVDNVDFTDGAVKIGQNLRSSIAQRRFTIDDTQGRLLADFAQSTNPSQRFTITQVVSGGDVDGDGFADVIILNSNNEAYVSFGVNTATRSPSSPILLGSGSSLPTARYAIASGGDLNNDGYSDVILGNSTNNNNNGRVNIVYGNSQRRNFLNATLNPPITLGLDTLRYQENFLPSNNNFSPFSVTTFNGELNLFSRQQEFGGIVRLFM from the coding sequence ATGGATAATCTTTATGGGGCTAACGCTGCGATCGAAGTTTCTGCCGATGGAGTTGAACACGCAGTATGGGTACAAAATGGGCAATTATGGCACGGTATATTTGATGACGATACAAACCAATGGAATAACGCCAAATCTATTACCCCCATATCAGGAGAAAATTTAAAGCTACTCACAGGCAGATTTATCCCCTATCAAGATGCTAATGGTGCAACACGATATGCCCCCGGATTGGTTGCCGTGTGTGAACTAGGTAACTCCTTATTCGCCGTTATTGGCAAGTATAACAATCAAGGAAAGATAGAATGGTCTGAAACCGTACCTATTACCCTACCAGAAATCGATGAAGAAGGAAATAGAATCAATCATCAAAATTTAGATATTGCTTTAACCCCTGAAACTATAGCCTCTGGAGGCAGACAACGTCCTCCCGGTATCCTCATTGCTTTTCAGAAAATACAAGCGGATAACCCTGAAGCCGATACAGATATTTATAGTCAAGTTTTCAATCTGCAACTAAGAAATAATCAATTAGAATTAGTTACTCAAGGCAAAAATAATCAAACGGTGACGTTTCAAACTCAAGAAGCCGTTGCCCCTGTTTATGAACCATTACCCCCCACAATTCAAGCGGTGGCTACCGCAGGGCGCATTAATACCGAAACGGCAGGAATTATACCAGATTTGGAAAACACAGAGTTATCTCTAATTAAAAATACCCCCTTGGGGGGAGGCACTTCTTTTAGTCTCAACCTAAATGATTTTGTCAAGTTATTTGGTGGCTCATTATCTTTACCATCATTTTTACCCGGCAGTAATCCAGATTTAGCATTAAGAGGAAAAATAGAAGGTACAGAAAGTTATAATTTTCAGACAAAAGCCACTGAATATGTCATTAGTACCAGTTTTGGGGTTGGTTCAGGAGGACAAAATGATAATAAAACCAAAAATCTTAACAATAATTCACAAATTAAAAATTTAGTGGATAAAGCCACCGTTGGCACGGCGAATAAACCGATCGAACTTTTGAGTGCTTCGGTACAAAATACCTTTGGTTTTGATGTTTCTTTTGATCTGAAATTTGATCAACAACTCAAATATACGGGATTTGACTTCATCGTTGCGATGGAATATGGCACTGTTTATGCCATTAAGTATAATGTTCCTCCTGCGGGTATTGGCACTGGTTCAATTATTTCTGCAACAGTTACGATCACAAATCCTAATTACAGTTTATCCTTTGATTTAGCTTGGGAAAATAAGGGAAAAGCCCTTACTCCTCCTCTTTTTCTGGAAAAAGATAAAGACGGAAATATCGTTATTAAAAATACCAGTGTACAGGGTTCTAAGTTAGCGGAAGTTTTATCCAAGTATTCCGAATTTAACAATATTTTGAAATTTGCTAACGAAGGAAGCGATAAACTACCTTCTTCTCTGTTTAAGTTCGATCGAACTGACGGTAGTCGTGCCATTCAACTAACTTATTTGAGCGATGCCATCGTTTCTACCTTATCAACTATTTTATATAGCTACGGATTTGGAGAAACCGCCACTACTCTATTTGGAGATATTTCTAATTATAGATTTCAGGGGGCAACCATCAAAGTAGGTGCTGAACTAGCATTAAGCGGTCAAGGAAGTGCCATGTTCAATACTTTTAATGCTAGTGTGGAAGGTAGAGGAAAATTTGAGGGAGGCATTGAATGGAAAGTTCAACCATCCACAGAAATATCTCTTATAGCCAATCTTTTAGCCTCCGCCAAACTTTCAGGTAAAATCGGTGCATGGCAACCTGAATGGTCAGCTTCCTACGGTGCTAGTTTAAAAGTTCCTTTGAAATCGTCAAATCCTAGAGTCACTCAAGCAGGAGAAGTTACCGCCACCGAAGAAGAATTAGCGACTTTAGATGATAATAATAATGAACTAACCTTCACTTATAATCCCCCTACAGGAGATGATAGTCTTTATTCAGGTACTCCAGTTGCCACCAAAGCGGAGCAGATCAAGCCCGATAAATTTGAAGATTTAGTTAATGATAGCCCTCCAGCTTTAGCTTTTAGTGATAGTGGAGATGTTTTGTTGGCGTGGGTTGCTGATGGTAGAGAAAGCAATATTTCCCTTGAGTCACAAACCGATGTTGTCAGTCGTGTCATGGTGTCAACTTTTGATTCGGGAGGCGGTTGGCAAAATATCGGTGCGCTCAACGTAGAAAACGGTAATCTCATTCAAGGATTTAATTTTGAGCCAACGGTGTTGTTTTTCTATACCAATACTCGAACTCAAACTCCTGTTAAATCTGATCTAGTGGATTTTGACAGTGGCAACTATACCATTAATCGTATGGTAGTGTGGAGTTATGGGCAAGACGGTAAAAATCTTACTCCTGAAAGTAGTAGCGATGATGTTCGAGAAGCCTTATTAAGCACCGATCTAGTTTATAGTCTTTCTAGTCGTTCTGTTGTCACTGGTTCTCGTTGGAGTAATTGGAGTACTCCCCAAGTCATTGTTTCCAATCGAGGAGTCGATCGAACTCCTACCCTTGGCTTAGACCCCAATGGGGCGTTAAGATTAGCTTGGGTAAATGATCAAACTGAACGATCGACTCTTTATACTACCACTTGGGATGGTAAAAAATGGAATAGTGTCCAAACCGTAGCGCAAGGCAATGATTTAGATGTCGAGAAAATTATTGTAGAAAATTTCGGCAATCAACCCGCTCTTTATTGGACAGATTCGATCGAACTCAATTACAGTTCAGCAGTATTAGCAGATAATCCCCTTTACTATTATCGTCTCAATGAATCAGAACAAGATTTTGCGTCCAACTTAGGTACAAAAGGGGTATCAGGAAATGGTAGTTATGCTAATCCTTCACGAAAAAATAATTCGTTACCCTTCCGATTTGGGCAACAAGGGGCATTATTTAACACCCGTAACTCCAAAGGCGATCGAGATTCAGCAGTAAAATTCTTAGGTGGTGGTTATTTAGCTATTCCTGTCAGTGGTGAAGATTTCCAAAACGGTTATAGTTTTGAGTCGTGGCTCAAATTTGATTCCCTCACGGGAGAAATGATTATTGCCCAAAGTCAAATTCTCGGTCAATATGTACTAGGATTAAGTGATGATACAACGGCTCAACAATACAATATTCCCAAAGGAGTCTTATATCTTCTCGATCCTAATAATCAAGGGGTTTTAAATTATCAAATCGGTGGTAAAACCCTTAGTAGCAATGCCTTACAGACTAATCGTTGGTATCATGTAGTAGCAACCTATCAACATAATCGAGTTGATGCCCAAAATAATCCTATAACTCCCGTTGCTTCTCTCTACATTGACAATCAGTTAGTCAAACAAGAGCAAGTTGATAACGTTGATTTTACCGATGGTGCGGTTAAAATTGGTCAAAATTTACGGAGTTCGATCGCGCAGCGCCGTTTCACGATCGACGATACTCAGGGAAGACTTTTAGCAGACTTCGCTCAAAGCACTAATCCTAGTCAACGATTCACTATTACTCAAGTGGTATCAGGAGGCGATGTAGATGGTGATGGTTTCGCAGACGTTATTATTTTAAACAGTAATAATGAAGCCTATGTTTCCTTTGGCGTAAATACTGCAACTCGATCGCCTTCAAGTCCTATTCTTTTGGGTAGTGGAAGTTCGCTGCCAACGGCACGCTACGCGATCGCATCGGGAGGAGACTTAAATAACGATGGTTACAGCGATGTAATTCTTGGTAACAGTACCAATAATAATAACAACGGACGAGTTAATATTGTTTATGGTAACTCCCAAAGAAGAAATTTTCTCAACGCCACCCTCAATCCTCCTATTACCTTAGGGTTAGATACCCTTCGTTATCAAGAAAACTTCTTACCTTCTAATAACAACTTCTCTCCCTTTAGCGTCACTACCTTTAATGGAGAATTAAACTTATTCTCTCGTCAGCAGGAATTTGGTGGAATTGTGCGCTTATTTATGTAG
- a CDS encoding GNAT family N-acetyltransferase, producing MVWLQKLFTKTEINDDRTNKEFDRDWVTLDPNVFGRSKIYFSTSQEIDLYELEELCDSVGWARRPVRKVRKALENSYLVASAWEIRGARTVLIGFARATSDQSFNATIWDVVIHPRFQNKGLGKTFMKYMIKKLRSDDISNVTLFADPQVVEFYRRLGFVLDPEGIKGMFWYPD from the coding sequence ATGGTTTGGTTACAAAAATTGTTTACAAAAACTGAGATTAACGACGATCGAACCAACAAAGAGTTCGATCGAGATTGGGTGACACTCGATCCCAATGTATTTGGACGTAGTAAAATTTATTTCAGTACAAGTCAAGAGATAGACTTATACGAATTAGAAGAATTATGCGACTCTGTAGGGTGGGCTAGAAGACCAGTAAGGAAAGTCCGTAAAGCCTTAGAAAACAGCTATTTAGTGGCTTCTGCATGGGAAATACGAGGGGCGAGAACTGTATTGATCGGTTTTGCTCGTGCCACATCAGATCAATCATTTAATGCCACTATTTGGGATGTGGTAATACATCCTCGTTTTCAAAACAAAGGATTAGGCAAAACTTTCATGAAATATATGATCAAAAAATTGCGTAGCGATGATATTAGTAACGTTACCTTATTTGCCGATCCTCAAGTAGTAGAATTTTACCGCCGTTTAGGTTTTGTATTAGACCCAGAAGGGATTAAGGGTATGTTTTGGTATCCTGACTAA
- a CDS encoding DUF3782 domain-containing protein, which yields MTTTADEVWEILRELVEFQKQTELQMRETGEQIRKNGEQIRKNGEQLRETREQFKEVRELQKETGEQMKKTDRKIKELGKQIGGLADKFGSFTEGLALPSMEKILSKQFKMEVISPRVRVRKGAEEMEIDVLAYSNGGINRAYVVEVKSHAKEEAIEQLKNILDRFRHFFPEHQNKQVYGILTAVDMSADVRNKALQEGLYVARIHNDVFKMNTPKNFQPQSW from the coding sequence ATGACAACTACCGCCGATGAAGTTTGGGAAATATTAAGAGAATTAGTTGAATTTCAAAAACAAACAGAATTGCAGATGAGAGAAACTGGTGAACAAATTAGAAAAAATGGTGAACAAATTAGAAAAAATGGTGAACAACTTAGAGAAACTCGTGAACAATTTAAAGAAGTTCGTGAGTTACAAAAAGAAACTGGTGAACAAATGAAGAAAACCGATCGTAAGATCAAAGAATTAGGCAAACAAATCGGCGGATTAGCAGATAAGTTTGGTAGTTTTACCGAAGGTTTAGCCTTGCCTTCTATGGAAAAAATTTTAAGCAAACAATTCAAGATGGAGGTGATTAGCCCTCGTGTTAGAGTTCGTAAAGGGGCAGAAGAAATGGAAATAGATGTTTTAGCTTATAGTAATGGTGGGATTAATAGGGCTTATGTAGTGGAAGTTAAAAGCCATGCTAAAGAAGAAGCGATCGAACAATTAAAAAACATCTTAGACCGTTTTCGTCACTTTTTTCCTGAACATCAAAATAAACAGGTTTATGGTATTTTAACCGCAGTCGATATGTCGGCGGATGTCCGCAATAAAGCGTTACAAGAGGGTTTATATGTTGCCCGTATCCACAATGATGTTTTTAAAATGAATACCCCTAAAAATTTTCAACCTCAATCATGGTAA